The following DNA comes from Ictalurus punctatus breed USDA103 chromosome 19, Coco_2.0, whole genome shotgun sequence.
ctgTACCTGTGCAGAAATGAGCAAAATGAGCTggaaaatattagaataaaactGCCCATTACACTGAAGGATGCTCAGaagtataattttttaaatcctgtcattcattttcatgtagTTTTCATTGTTTCAAGAATGTATACTGCATTTTTATTGTACACATGGCTTTTTTGATCATAACGCTGTTGGCCACACATGAAATAATTTCTATATCACTTGCCCTGGTCCGCATTTTAGGCAGACAGGGGAACATTTGCATATATGCCCTTAGGAGAGTCTTCAAAAGGAGTGAATAGAGGTTGGACAGAGTCTGGAGGACAGCTGATCGTGATAGGGGAGGCCATTATTAAAGGCTGATCTGAGTCAGGATTCTGGATCGTCATTTCTATAGGATGGGAAGTGCTCCGTAGCTTTGAACTAAGAGAGAGTAACAGAGACAAGACAATGAGTTCGGCAATGTACGATAAGACATCTATGTTGATTTACATTGCATAGATTTTTGAAACCTTACCGTTTACGCCAAAAAAGAATGGCTGCTGCCAAGCCAGCAATAATGACAAGTATTATACTCCCTGCAGTGATGCCCTTTGTGGCTAAACATCAACAAAACAGAGAGAAATTAGAGATCAGAAATAGAAGCAAGGAGATACTGGGAGGTCAGACACATGCATAAAAAATGAAAGATGAGGGATTATCACAGATCTGGAGGCACTTATAACTATCCAGTTCAGTAGCAATTTCATGAGACTTATTGCCAGCAACTCctgaaaaagagagtgagagctTGTGTGAGGCAGTGGTGTGCTGCTGAACGTGTTTTCGTAAAAACGTGAAGTGGGTGCCTGCCAATCTGAGTgaattaacaaagaaaaacacaagcaTATCTGTCTGAACGCTGAAGTAACTGAGGGTGCATTTACATATGCAGTATTTAGTCTGTTCGAATTGAGTCATCATGTTTTTATGCCCTCTGTGTTGTTCACTTGGGCAGGAATCACAAGCAGAATCAAATATAATACTCAAACCACAGAACAACTGCAGGAAGTAtgtgagctgctaaactgacGTACAAGATGTAGAATGACTCGATGAAGACAGAGTTTAAGTGCTGCTTTAACTGTACTCTGAAAAGAAATGATAAATGCTACAAAATTACTGTTTTCAAAACTATTAATTCATATGTATTCATTTTTAGCACCGTTCTCGATTTACTTCCAGAATCAAAAaacatttgtttgcattttttttttttgatgtaggAAAGACTTTCGCAAGTAGGTTTTGAGCCACATCCCTTCCAGCACATTCTATTTTGCGCTCTCGATTCGCTCAGTGTCAAACCAAGCTGGACCAAACAGAAAGCCAGACTAGGCAAATGGAATAGTGAGACAGGGCCCTGACTATCAGTTGTTCTTCCTCAGTCATTGTTCATCTTAAAAATACCTGTAAGGAAGGTTAGCACTATCCCTTGAAGTAATTACATACAACACTTAAGATCACTATTTCTCGATTTCCTGGGGTCAATGAGTGCACCCTGCACAGATCGAACATGTTTAATGAGCACAGAAAACTATTTTGGCTATGTCTTGAATGTGTCTACGATTTCTGCCTGTACACCATCTATTGCTGTGCAGTATGCCGGCCCCACTCTTCTCTGGCCATCCGTAGAAACACCTTTAGGTGCACCACTGATCATATATTGTTTGGTTGTTGGCTCATTTTTGCCATGTCAGAGACACTgacatgttagtgtgtgttgtgctggttCAAGTGGATCAGGCAATTCCTAAAACAGGAATTTGATACGGTGCACTCAAAAGACACCAGCAGGCAATTAAAACACGCATACATTAAACAAGCACAGTACAACTGAAATACAGTCTGGTTGATTTGTTAATACAAATGAAATTCAGTAGAGCaacaattaaaaagaaatattaatggaaataaaaccaaaatgTCAAGGCAATAAAGTTGTCACGATAATATCTgtgactataataataataatcaaaataataataataataataataataaccactactactactattacttctactactactactaatgataattattattattattaataataataaccattactactactattacttctactactactaataataatctggTGGCACAGCGGGTAGCAGACCCTCACAGGAATTTGTCACAAGGTGGATGCTGGTAGCACTCAATGCAATTCAGTAGACCAACTATTGATACTAGGGCAAGGGTTGAACTTCATGCAGAGCAGTGCATGCCAATCAAAATGAAAGGGAAATGCAGAAGTGTCACATCAACACCATAACTGGCATGACACTACAACTCCCAGAGAACACTATggctacaaacatggctgctgcAAACTACAATACCCAGCACTCATGAACTCGTCATtctgattacacacacctgaatCCAGTCAAACAAATCACAGAACATAAACCTTGCATCCCAAATCGCCTACTATACATACTAAATAGTATCCAAGAtgagaattagtgtgtcccaaatcgtagtatgtAGAAAggagtatcccaaaggtacctggatggtctactatttccgaTAGATTTTCAAAGTGTGGCTCCATGGACACTTTTCAAACTAATACTACCCAGAACTCCTTATGCGAGAGTTGATGAGTTTTGtgaagtttaaatgaaatgtggaaaaataaatcaagggattTAGTTAATTcaattatatagtataaattatataaggaataacgaatgtagaaaagctgaaatgcggCAAGGAGTGTGACAGCGCTCTCTTCCAGGCAACAAGGTTTTCTTCCGTTACATTTCTTCCTGTTAGTATGTACCAGTACTTCCATACTCTTTTAccacacactcaaaagtatgtgatttttcttcacaaaaagagcaCATACTTTTAGTACATAGTATAAGTGTGCCAACTGGGATGCAGGGACTGACTCCTAGTTCACACGCTTaccgcgaagtatacgctctgCCTCCTGGAAAAAACCAggaataacaaaacaaaacagaaatgtaCACTGTCATGGAAAAACCTCGCAATGATAAGTAGTGAATAAACTGGTATAAATACACGGATGAAAATGAGAGTTATCAGGAAATAGGTGAGTTCAAAAGTGAGAGTAAACTAATCCAAAATAGTTTGGACCGTAGATTTGTGGGAGCTCCTGGATTCCCCATGGACTCGGTTTTACAACTACGACTCATGTTAATTGTtgttaattataattttttttgttgcaaaaaaacactttatataATGATGCTGAAACTTGTATTATAAAAACACTTTATATAATGATGCTGAAACTTGTATAGTGCCACTGCCATAATGAGAAGGATCCAACAcccaatataatataatataatattatatgtaatataatatctGATGAGTTTTGGTGCTTTGGTGGTGTTTGTTCACATATATAAATGTtgtatgcatttatatttatacaaagTAACATATGGTAGGTGAACCCGATAAAATGACCACCCAGTCTAGATTCCacttgaaaaaaacaacaatcgcATTGTTTTGGACTATGACGCCGGTTTTCAGCTATCAGGTTAGACTACAGTATTAGCTGAGTTAAACCTGGATAAAGACAATCTATATGTGTTAGTGCGTTTGTTTCTTTTAATTCATGCTGACCATTGCTTGAAATGCTGCTAGGGGTATATGAGGATACTGTGGTCAGATTTTCTTTCTCAGTTGTGGTTGAAGCTGTAATTCTAGCCGTAAGGGATGTTGCCAGAGGTGTTTCCTCCATTGTTGTGGTCCTCTGAGAGCTTTGGTAGGACGTCGATGATGTTGTGgaagctgtgtgtgttgttgtgaaGACAATTTTCCCTGTCGTAGGAGCGTATCATACAAGAAAATATCAGAAAAGCCCCATgcaaacacactgatacacgGAAACGAATACAACGCGGAAACCCACGCAAGTTCTTAAACCATACATACCAGTTGTTGTGGAAATGCTTTCTGGTTCTGTAGTAGTGGGATGTGTCTTTGGTGTTGGACTGAACCATGACAGAGTGACAGGTGAATGAGAAGTGCTGATCAATGTGGTTGCaactgtaatataatatataacattcAACATGAGTCATGGGTTTTCAGAATGTGTAGTATTTTTACTAAAGTTAAGTGAtacagatagagagggagaaagaacaTGTGAATGTACTCCAAATCTGCTGTCCCAGAAAtctatttaaatttattaagcTTAAGGCAGTAAGAGACGGTTGCAGGATTTAAATCCAATTCAAATGTAAAAGAAATTTAGACAGGAAATAAGGTTACAAAGGAAGATGACTCACCTGGAAGTGGCCGTGTTGGATCACCTGCAGGACACACATATTCAAACATGAATGCCATACAGGATGTCacataaagaaaaagaatagaTGGCTTATTAGGATAATCTAACTGTACAATCACAATCATAATATCAGTCATTGTTTctcatacagttgcaatcaaaattaaagctgcaagcagtgtttaaaggggccaagcaccaaaggcaAAGAAGCGCAATTCAGAGCCTGAAGAACACAAAGAGGAGAAATAGAAtatacatgaatgaataaaagataggTTCAGAAGCCCAGCTGTTTGAATCGGAAATGAACAGAAGAGAGGCATTTATTTGTATGCCAAGAGGTTGAAAGGTTAGTGCAAATgcttcagtgcttggcccctaattaTTCAACCcttaattattaaacatttacagactttcagctgtttgcaatgaacaaatcaaacaaaatcaattgaAATAGATCAGTAATAATATTCTTGGGTTattgtgatggccctgtagaatcttccaggacttcttcagcaactaagccttggtggaatttgaggtatgcttgggatcattgtcctgttcgACAGTCCACTgatgcaatgaacaaatcattgCATAGCTGTGTGcaatgatttgttcattgcatcAATGGACCatacaacaggacaatgatcccaagcatacctcaaattccaccaaggcttagCTGTGTGcaatgatttgttcattgcaaacagcagaaagtctgtaaattttgacaataaacctgatttgcaatggggattgaataattttgattgcagctgtatgCAAAACATATGGCCCATGGGCCATACCCGGCCCGCCTGATGATTCCATGCGGCCCGTGTAAGGCAGTGAtgtaatggaaatgtaaagaattatcCACACCCAGATGCAGTTACTTATATATCCACTAAAGGTCCTCTAGTCATCATCCTTAGGCTATACGTGCCTACTGTTGCTAAAGGTTACTTGTAATCTCTCAAACGTAGGGTGAAAATGTGGGTATGTGAAAATGTCTCTTTCAAAGAAACGGAAGGTGGATCCTGAATGCCTTATATTCCAAGAAAAATTCACAACAGACTCTTTTTTtctgggaaataaataaaaaaccaatttgtttaatttgctcCCAGCAAGTGGCGGTCTTTTCCTTGAAATGaaaatttcattaaaactgaGGATGAAGTTCTTTTAAATGATAGTTTCAGTGTGATGTGGTGAAATGATAGGTCTGGTCTTGTATGCGTTTTAACCTTCATGTTGTGTGTTAGCCTAAAGCCCTGTTCACACCAGGACGATTTTCACAGCAAGGACAAACGGTCTGTTTAACGGCCCAATGGCTGTCAGTGgaagtgtatttattatgtcGTGGCTATTTTTTGatgacactgaaatgcaagcatataGTCTAAGTGATCCATTTAattctttcagtgttgttttctacactaaatagtattgtttgtttctttgtctcttccctgcAAATGATAATCTGCTGATTGATAGtcctttgtatttattttgcacctggcacatatatttgcatataagtaTTCTTATTCAAATTGCTAAGTGCGCCATTATTGAGCCGTTGTATTATcatattgaccacaaaaaagactattcatagtcaacacttcatcaatttgcaggaacattaacatttttgggcacACCAATAACTGCCTCATACCCACCCCCTCCCAAAAtatattagattaaaaaaataacataatttGGATCTTAacataagtatgtgaatgctattgctgtgactttgaattaattcaaatgattacttatttaaaaagagtatattgtttaaaatgagaactttAAGGATTTAACTTTAAGAAGTATTTATTGCAGTGGCCGAATCACCGAATACCTTACATTTCGGAAAAGTGCATACGTGCTTTAACCAGTTcgcaaaaagtgtgtgaacggcTTAAAGACGTAAATActggctctcttcttcttctcagtgataagcAAGTGTCAGAAACAGAAACTTGTGAACGCCACCTTGTGCACcggggtatttctgcttttcaataaactccatctactgtcagggagtgaatttgcactttcattcagtttaatggctgggtgtgaacacaaaaaaaacgtGGTGAAAAAACGCTACGAAAAATGTTTGGCTGTGATATGAAAATTTACCTCAGAATTCCATTTTGGGTGATAAATAAGTGTCAAGTTCAATTTAACTGTTGTGATTGTTCTCGGTTCGCCTAAGGGGATATTTTAGCCAGTGTGGCTCCCTACTCCAAATGAGTTCCCCACCcctgttttaaaatgtgtgcTAGACTGGGAAAACCTATTCCTGTTTCTGAAATGTCAAATTTTGGCCAAAATTGGGGGTTTCTGCACTTAACATATTTTGAAAAGTAATCTTTAAGAAACCAAAACTAcatagaaatattttatttatttatttatttcaatcttGCCTAGGCTGCCTGTATAGATCAAGTTGGGTAAGGATCCAGTTTAAAAGACGCAGTGGAAAAACATCAGTCTGCCCAAAATGATGTCTAAAACCTGTGGTTTCCTCAAACAGTGAATGAATCTTATGCTTTGATGAAGTTGTTGAATAGTTACATGCCGTAGTAAAATGGAAACATGCCTAATAATTTCCGTTTGTATACTGGCTTTCAAAATATCCATCATGATGCGGTTGGACTCGGATCTTGAAATCTAATTTTCACCATTTCTACATTTGGGGTTAAGTGACACTGTGTAGCATCGGATATTTATTCTAGTAAATGGCATCCTCTAGTTCTAGGGAGTCCAATCTTCCCTGCAAattccagtgtacagtgtgtgtccAAGCAGGACATTAAGACATAAAGCTAAACAAAAGCATAACACAATTTTAAAAGTATGTCAATTATCTGTCTAACTGTCTAACTGCTGAAGACAATATGTAGGTATCTACACATAGCTTGCATTTAGATCAATGTCTATTCGGTCTATTGTGatactatatttatttttaaatacaaattgtGATATAGCGGAACCCCAagactgaaacaaaacaaagttaAAATATGTCTAAAAGTAAAAACATGCTGCAGTGTTCAGAACTGCTGTGGAGTGATACACTGTTAGATAGCATGCTAGGAAAAGTTCCAGCAAGGCCTAACTAATACACACATATCATAACACACCATTATGAGCAAATGCATTGTTGAGTAGAAGTCCCTTACGTATGCATATTAGAGGAGGCTCGTTGATCCATTTGCTTTCTTTACATTTGAAGAAGTTGGAAGTTCCAGCTTTTCTCACATATCCTTCTTTACAAGGCATGCGGAAAGTCTGAACAGTGACATTTGTTTTTATCTCTGCATTATCGATCACATTAGGATTCCCACAATTTcctagaagaaaaaaaggaataaaacacttcaaacacGAATACAAactcagacacacatacacacgtgttTATATtgcataaatgtataaatgctaAGCCATGAGATCATATCGTtatgatttatgaatatgactcgtagttttgaagtaactgaAATGTAATTATGGTTACACTCTGATAAATTATTCACTGGATCTACTCTCAAAAAGTTATCCAGCAAGTGGACCCCTGGTAAATTCGTTGCCGGTAGCTTGGCCGgttaaggcatgatggagatcacaaaaaagctTTCAAAggctgtgacaactgttttcttgtgtaaaccttcaagttaacaatttatttgagtattgttaaacaagtcctgtttaaccaaagTTTAATATTTAAGAAGAGCCGACGCGCTGTCTTCCgccatttttttctgagctcatCCGCACCGgtcccattgcattatgggaGTTTCGAAAAATCTTGCCAgaagcagtacgccatccgggtatttgtcacctactgagaattcggacatactaccccACTGGagtactgcttttcgcctagtgtgtagtagggtagtacgcgatttcggacgcagcgTCTGTTAACTTGCATAAGGTGGTCTAATTGGTCCTGTGAGGAGGCGCGCTGATAGAGAAGCGTTCCCATTGGCTGCAGCCAGTAGGTATTATGGCCAATCAGGAAAGTCAACATTGCTTAGCCACACGCAGTACATTCCCGCTACCCTTATGTGCGGAACTCTCTTTCGgaccaaaaaaccccccaaaaacagtccataatattttgtctcctcTATTTTTGTCGATGAAAATTAAGGGAGATTTTggtgaagtttttattttttaaactacattttagTCGCATCTTTTTTGTCAACAATATTACATgttgttacagttacagttagtGTTTAATGACGGTGTTGTCTCGTCACGGAAAAAGAGGTGGCTGACAAGCATTTTTCGTCATAGTCTTCGGTAACAAAGTTGACATTATGCACATGCTGcacctgagataccagtgatcctgaccctttctgctgcATCATCTGACCATTAACCTGTTTTTGGATTCTGAGCTTGATATTATGATTCGGATTTGTTCTACAGGTACTATAGAGTATTTTTCTTGATCAAAGTTTAATTTGAGTATGACTGTTGTATAATACATCAGGTTCAATCAAAAGTGTGAATTAATCAACAGGTGTCACGTAATGGACGCtaagacggatgcaagtgcagataatagCTTTAttagagataggcagacaaataaaaatagaaggGCAAAGGCATGGTAATAAAAGGGCAACaggtcaggtgatcggcaaaTGAGCATAAAACTAGGCAAAACAAACTCGAATAACAAGGATGAcaacaggatcaaaactatggTATGGAAACGAGAAACAAAGGCTTGGCACTGAGTGAAAACCTACACACCAGACTTCACGACGAACAAtgagacatgaggggtttaaatcaTAAATGCAAACAGGGGTGAAAGACAAAAAAGCTGAATATAttgatgacacataagggacACAGCCAATgtcaatacaggggcggagccaggacataaaccataacaaaacacatctCATAAGTAAACACTGAAAAACCCGCTCACGCTTCAAGCTCAAGAGTTTCAGATCACGCTGCAGGCTCCAGCGCTTtgtgcgaggggaaatcgtgacaacaAGAAATGTTTTGTATCTGTCAAACACCTAAAAATAACGTTGAATGTGTTTAGTCATGAAAATGTTAGCGCTGACACTGTAGGAGACTAAGATGATTAGGAATCTTAATCTAATGCTTATTTAacagtcattaaaaaaacaatcagCATTTTAATAGTGACTGATGACAAATCAGCACttgcctttaaacacaagcacttgcctttaaACTGCACCCAAAAAAAATCACGAGGTGTTGCCccaatatttctttttttgttgttgcattatTAACAAGGTGTGCACCATGAGTGTCTTAGACCAGCACATACATAGCACAGCCTCTCAAATAAACTTGAAGTTAATAATTTCATCTGTACTTGTGTGAAGCTAAAAAGTCCTGGCTGTCACATAATGTCACTGCAATGCGCAGAAAATCAAACACTAGCACTGACGGTGTTACTGATAAAAGTAAACCTAGTTCACTGCAACCATTTTACTTTGTATTCTCCAAAACCCATAAAGACTCCAGATGAGATAACGCCGAGTGATTCAGGGTACCGCTGCTCATCTAGTTTCATTCGGTTTTTCATTATTGAATCCACATTTCACATCGGTAACACTTGCTATTTTTCCTCTCCTGCTGTTGGCTGGTAGCTGTGCATTAAGTTAATTTTGGGCTCGCATCATTTTTAGCGAACATCCTTAGCTAACCACATCCTTTCCTTTGTATATGACAACATCCTACTCCCTAAATGTTGCGTGCACATTTATATCACAGGACCACAGCTTGAATTAGtacacagaaaacagaaatgctgactagcaaaaaaaagcataatacTGTCATATTCAACAAAGATGGTATACAAATTTCACAAAACACAACTAGGATTTATATCAGAAAAAGTCAGCATAATGTGTTGAATAATATAAAGCAATTTCCCAGATCAAGAAGCTGAAGCTGTGGTACAGTCTGGCAGTGTTATGGTGAAACTTTCTtgcaattaaataaatttaaatgggGGAAATGTTTAAGGTTGAAAAATACACATACCTTTAGACATAACTGTAATTATGCCATGTTGCAGCTTTAAGAGCTTTTTAATATTTGGTAAAACTGCCTGTAACTCGCGTTACGCGCAACCGAGTTTTAgaaaatttgtgtttttttaatatacatgcACTAAcagggtgcatggtggcttaatggttagcatggtcgcctcacaccgcctgagttgggggttcgattcctgcggctctgtgtgtgcggagtttgcatgttctccctgttctccctgccaaagatatgcatggtaggttgattggcgtgtctaaagtgtccgtagtgtatttgtgtgtgtgattgtgtgccctgtgatggattggcaccatgtccagggtgtacccggccttgtgcccgatgctccctgggataggctccaggtttctctgtgaccctgaaaaggaggatggatggatggacatgtATTAACAATATTTTGACTAACTGCGGCAAAGCAGTGGGATGTAGGTAGCAAGTGTTCTAATAGCCTAACCACTTTCACTTATGTTGTTAGTAAAAGGTTTGCCCAATCTGACTACCTACctat
Coding sequences within:
- the il15ra gene encoding interleukin-15 receptor subunit alpha isoform X2, whose translation is MRASILTFIFIISEYSIITGGYGDPTRPLPVATTLISTSHSPVTLSWFSPTPKTHPTTTEPESISTTTGKIVFTTTHTASTTSSTSYQSSQRTTTMEETPLATSLTARITASTTTEKENLTTVSSYTPSSISSNATKGITAGSIILVIIAGLAAAILFWRKRSKLRSTSHPIEMTIQNPDSDQPLIMASPITISCPPDSVQPLFTPFEDSPKGIYANVPLSA
- the il15ra gene encoding interleukin-15 receptor subunit alpha isoform X3; its protein translation is MRASILTFIFIISEYSIITGGYGNCGNPNVIDNAEIKTNVTVQTFRMPCKEGYVRKAGTSNFFKCKESKWINEPPLICIRDPTRPLPVATTLISTSHSPVTLSWFSPTPKTHPTTTEPESISTTTATKGITAGSIILVIIAGLAAAILFWRKRSKLRSTSHPIEMTIQNPDSDQPLIMASPITISCPPDSVQPLFTPFEDSPKGIYANVPLSA
- the il15ra gene encoding interleukin-15 receptor subunit alpha isoform X1 codes for the protein MRASILTFIFIISEYSIITGGYGNCGNPNVIDNAEIKTNVTVQTFRMPCKEGYVRKAGTSNFFKCKESKWINEPPLICIRDPTRPLPVATTLISTSHSPVTLSWFSPTPKTHPTTTEPESISTTTGKIVFTTTHTASTTSSTSYQSSQRTTTMEETPLATSLTARITASTTTEKENLTTVSSYTPSSISSNATKGITAGSIILVIIAGLAAAILFWRKRSKLRSTSHPIEMTIQNPDSDQPLIMASPITISCPPDSVQPLFTPFEDSPKGIYANVPLSA